TACCTAAACAAAGACTGCCAGGCGGTCAAACCAACCGTTGGCAATGCAGCAGCTTCATTAAAAGACATATCGGGTTGGATTATTGCAAGTGCGTTTTCTTCCATTGCAACATAATCTGCATAGGCTCCACCGTTGTTAGTAGGAATACCCATAACACGATCGCCAGGTTTCAAATGGGTAACTTTACTTCCAACCTCAATGACAACACCGGCAAGATCGGCACCGAGAACATAAGGCAACTGAACAGGTAAAATATCTTTAACAGCCCCAGAACGTAATACAGAATCTGCTGGATTGATTGAAGCAGCATACATTTCTACTAGTACCTGTGTTTCTGTGATTACTGGCACATCTATTTCTTGTTCCTGTAAAACCGCTGGAATTCCGTACTCTTTTAAAACAATTGCTTTCATAATAAATTCCTCCTTGTATTTTCAAAGTTTGTTTCAGCCAATTAATAATTTATAAACATTTGTTTACTTATTAACTATTGTCTGATAATGTGATATTAACAAAGTAACTTGTTAGCTTCAATTGTTAAAATAACTGCAACTGTTCATTAATTAACAAAATTCCATTTATCGTTCATTAACTAATAAATATTTCATATAGCAAAATGCGTATAGTTAATTTTATTGAAAAAATTCACATAATATTTTAAGGAGGGGCTTATGGATAGACGAATACTAAAAACACAAAAAGCAATTATTGGAGCATTTATCCAACTGCTCGCAGAGAAAGAATTTGAAGATATTACAATTAATGAAATATCAGATCGAGCTGATGTTAGCCGCGGAACTGTTTACTTGCATTACATTGACAAATTTGATTTGCTGGATAAATGTATTGATATTTATTTTAAAAAATTATTTGAAAGCTGCATGACTCTCAACGGTACTACGCTTTTACTTTCAAAATCTTTTATGATTCGCACATTTGAGTATTTGGAAGAACATGCTTTCATATATACCACTCTGCTAGTTAACAAAGGAATCCCTACTTTCAGAAACCTCATGATGGATGTGATTCTAGGCAACCTTAGTGAGGTTATAGATGCCAGCAGCATAAAACGAGATATTAACAAGGAGGTGACGTTACAGTTTTTGGCTTCAGCTATTGTTGGTCTACTAGAGTGGTGGATTATTAAATCAATACCTATTCCAGCTAAGGATATAGCAGAACAGTTGTGGTCACTGTTAGAACGTTTTCAGGTAATCCCGCATTTACCGGATTCTAATTAATCATGCTGAGGATTTCCTTGCAGCCTCACAAGTTATTATAAAAAATAGCACTTACTAATGATACAATGATACGATGAACCATATCATAAATAAATGATAATAAGTAAACTAAAAGGAAATTGATATGATATAAGTGAGATTCTAAATCTATGATTTAGTTAATCGAACTTACACACAGTGCAAGTAAATTATAACAAAATAAAAAATAGGGCATAAAACGTACGGGGATATGTTTTATACCCTATTTTTTATAATTATAGTTGCCTATTTAACAGGTATCACTATAATATAATTAAATCATGATATGGTTATACAACCAAGTTTTCCCCATCTTTAAATGCTCTTAAAGATAACTCATTAAAAACTTCCTCGTCAGTTCCACAGTAATGAATGCAATCCTCCAAGTTCCAACCAAACACGTTGAAAATATTATTGACATATTTAATGGCTTCTGCACCCTTTTTAGGATCTAAGCTTCCTTGAGCAAATATAGTTATTAACTTTTTACCTGCATGTCTAGGAATAAATTTATGTGGAAGCTCTTCAACCATTGGAAATGTACGGTCTAACCAAATTTTTGCCTGACCTGTAATTTGATACATATATATTGGAGAACCAAATACAATAGCATCTGCCTCAGCAATAGCTTTATACATTGGCTGTAAATAATCATTAACAGCACAGCCATCATGAGTACGACAATAAAAACATCCTTGACATCCACGGATTCCAGGGTTATTTAAATCAAATTCAATAACCTCAGCGCCTTTGGATTTTGCTCCTTTTGCTACTTGATCTAATAATTTTGTTGTATATCCATTTTTTCTTGGACTACCTTTAAAAATAACTACTTTTGACATTTCGCATCTCTCCTTATAATATAAAAATTAAAATTCTATGCTATCTATATACCCTTAAGAATCTTTTCAATCCAACTGAAAATACGTTCATTTGCGATTAATTTGGCTCCAGCTTGGCAATGGAATTCAGCACCTTCTTCAGCTGTAAATAAAATAAAATCTTTGTGGCAGGTAAGCTCCCCATGCAACTGCCTTGCTTGATCTCTAAGCAGTT
The window above is part of the Clostridium saccharoperbutylacetonicum N1-4(HMT) genome. Proteins encoded here:
- a CDS encoding flavodoxin family protein, with amino-acid sequence MSKVVIFKGSPRKNGYTTKLLDQVAKGAKSKGAEVIEFDLNNPGIRGCQGCFYCRTHDGCAVNDYLQPMYKAIAEADAIVFGSPIYMYQITGQAKIWLDRTFPMVEELPHKFIPRHAGKKLITIFAQGSLDPKKGAEAIKYVNNIFNVFGWNLEDCIHYCGTDEEVFNELSLRAFKDGENLVV
- a CDS encoding TetR/AcrR family transcriptional regulator, with protein sequence MDRRILKTQKAIIGAFIQLLAEKEFEDITINEISDRADVSRGTVYLHYIDKFDLLDKCIDIYFKKLFESCMTLNGTTLLLSKSFMIRTFEYLEEHAFIYTTLLVNKGIPTFRNLMMDVILGNLSEVIDASSIKRDINKEVTLQFLASAIVGLLEWWIIKSIPIPAKDIAEQLWSLLERFQVIPHLPDSN